The nucleotide sequence AAGAGGACCTTGGTCCGATTGTCACCTCAAACGCAGAACCTGGCTCGTACCATACTGGGCCGTTTGCTCACGTCCACCGGGAAAGCGCAATGTTTTATCGGAGCTGATCTGTAAACACCTCAAACAGACTTACAAGCGTTGCCTTTGTAAAGAACTGGATCATGatctttcaagaaattcacACAAACTGCAGAGTAGATACATGAATCTTAGGACTATTTGGGACCATTGGCGATATGATATGAGAGATGTGTTGGATACTGGGTTCATGCCACATTGAAACGGAACACCTAATTCCAAGATGGTCCTTTTTTATGGCGATAGTTTAGATGACGAGCTCCAAGAGTAAAAGGGGACAAGTCATAGCTCCTATATCAAATTGTGAAGATGTTGACGAATCTCAACTCTCGTTTGGACACTGGAGGGAGCAGGCCGACAGTAATGTTATATCAGATTATCCAATTATTTTAGATAGGCTCAACCACacaatctatatattaaatcaacATTGCCCAAAATAGACTATTGCGATGAAGATAATGTATCTATCAGAAACACCAGAAACAAGTACAATGCCCCCAATCAACCTCCTATTAACGAAGATTTTTTTCCATTTGCCGGAAGTTGTGAGTATTTCTAGTCTCCGCTATTCATCTTAGAGACACTTTTAAAATTCCATTTCGATACAACCCAACTAACGCAATGGTTCTGGTTATGGAAAATGTTGACGGTCTGGATTCTATTTCGGATTATTGAACATCTTGATATTTGgccaaaattatattcatataaatGACATGTTAGTCATATGATACTAAATAGTAGCGTAGCGTATGATCCATGGACATTCTAACAATAATAGCTTATTATAGTTACATTTGATTCCAACGAACTTCCAACAAACTAACATGCACAAACACAATGAATCAAAACCATAAAAATGTAATCCCAAACCGtatttcttccatctttaataatttgcaaaaaattaaataaaaacgCCACCATCGTCCTTCCGCAGCTCATGGACTCAATCTTTCCCACCAAAACCTcttttcaacaaaatcaCAACGGATTTTCCTAATGCTTTACAGTGTAGAGTGCACATAGTCACAACAGTCAACAGTGGGCTAGGTATCCAATTAGCACGTATCTTGTACGCTAAAGATACTACGATATATATCGCTTGTCGCTCcgaagaaatggaaactCAAGCCATTTTATCTACTAGAAAAACAGCATCAAAGTATACTGGCGAGCTCGTTTTCCTTCCTCTCGGTCTCGCTGACTTGGCGAAAGTGAAATATGCGGCTCGAGCTTTCTTCGTCCAGGAATCAAAGCTTCATGTTCCTTTCAGCAATGCAGGCGTTATGGTTGGACCGGCCGAGCCACCTATGAAGACTTTAAATTCGTCATGTCGAAAGTCTGTATCAATGCTATTCGTTGCAATAGATATTCTCACGAAGCCCAAAGTGTACGGGAGAAGGTAAAGATGACGCGTAGaataacaaaaatataaaagtcaTAAGCTGTTCAAGAAAAGTGTACAACTCAATGCATTATCATATGAGTGGAGTATAATACAATTGTGTTTCCCCTTTTCGGGATATACCTATAACAAGCCGGTATGAGACTCTCGCTAGTAATGAACCCCCCTACCTCTCTGCTGTGTGGTAAAAGGAGCCCGTGAAGAGCCCCATATTATATCCACGTACTCTATAAACGCCTCGAGAATAAACAAGAAACCGAAGGCTAGTATCCATACATTTCCTCCCAATCCGTTTGCTAACTCTCTCTTAATCTACTTCGTTCTGGTATTTGTCTTTTCCAAAACAGCTTCTGTCTTAGTTTTTTCCTCGATGGCCTCCCCCTCAGTAGCATCGGAATCACTTAAACGCGACAAGTCGTCTGAGATTTCCTCGGACTCTGTGAAGTGACCTTCTAATTCAACAGGTCTGTGATCCGCTGCATCACCTCCACTCATTTGCCATTCCATCAATTTCGAAAAGGCCGAGTTGGGGTTGTTAGATAAACTATTGTAGGTTCCGGTTTCAGCAACCTTCCCGTCATTGCCCAAAACGATAATGTGATCGGAACGCTTGATAGTCGAAAGACGATGggcaattgaaattgttgtaTTATGTCCTCTGAGTAAAGCCGCAAGAGCCGAGTTAACCAGAGTTTCGGATTCGGCATCTAAAGCTGATGTTGCTTCGTCTAGTATAAGAATATCAGGGTTCTTGAGCAAAGCTCTAGCAATTGCGATTCGCTGTTTTTGTCCTCCCGATAATTGGGCACCACGTGCTCCAACTTGTGTATCCAGACCTTCAGGGAAGTCGCCAATGAATTGACAATTTGCTTTTCGTGCAGCTGCGATAATCTCAGACCTTGATGCATGGGGTTTCCCATAGGCAATGTTTTCAGCAACTGAGCCAGACATAAGAACAGGCTCTTGGCCAACCATTCCAATACGACGGCGAAGAGACTTTCCATTCATTTTTGTTATGTCTTGACCGTTGATTGTAATCTTCCCCTCTGTAGGGTTATAAAATCGCAATAAAAGCGAACCGATAGTAGATTTTCCTCCACCACTAGGTCCGACAATTGCCACATTAGTACCTGAAGGAATTTCAAAGTCAAGACCATCAAAAATCGTGACTGCTGGTCGAGTTGGGTAGGCGAAAGAGACATTGTGGAATTTGATGACACCTTGAGCAGACTTAACCTTAGTACCAACAGTTGCAGGGATTGTAGGTTTTCGATCTTGAAGCTCGAAAAGACGACTGGCAGCACCGACACCCTTCATGAGTTCCGAATAAAAGCTGGAGACACCAAACAAACTTGACCCGGCATAAGCTGTATACATCAAGAAGGATGTCAATTCACCGATACTTATCATACCGTTCTTAACCATAGAGCCACCAGTGTATAGTAATGCCAAGATAGTCATGTTGCCAAAGAATCCACTTGAACTGAAGAATGTTGCACTAATCAATGCTTCTCGCTTTCCTAATGAGaatatcttcttgatttgttgattgtATCTGCCAACCTCTTGTGTCTCACCAGCGAAAGCTTGACTTGTGCGAACATTTCCGAGTCTCTCCTCGGCGATTTTAGTCAAAGTCCCCAAATTCCTTTGAATTTTTCGACTAAGATTCCTGATCGCTCGACCATAAAAGAATGCACCGATTGCAACAGGTGGGAACATGAGGCACAGAATGCTTGTAAGCTTTAAGCTCACCCATGCCATAGCTGTAAATCCGGCACCTCCGCTGACAATGGCTCGTAGGCCGTCTGAGAGATTCTGAGTGATACTCTTTCCAACAATAACCGTATCTGAACTCAACCGAGAAATAAGATCTCCAACTCGATTGGCATCAAAGAATTCCGCATTTTGTACATAAGTTCGCCTATACAATTGTGATCGGAGTCTGGCTACAATTCGTTCTCCAACTATTCTTAATATGATGATACGTCCATAGTTAGCCGCGGCACCCATAGTCAGAACGCAGGCGAGAGcaatgaagaattgagaaatatcTAGCCCAAAAAGTTTTTCGCCTTCCGAGGGATCTTTAGTAGCCAAGTCGAGAATTTTTCCAATGGAGAAAGGTATTGACATGgtgattgatgaagatatcagcAGGAATACAAAAGCCAAACCGAGCCATTTCGCCTCTGGTCGAGCAATTTTCAGTAACCTCCATATTTCACCAAAAGCGGCCGTATTTCCTTGTTTCTTCCCACTACTTTGTAATCTTGCGCTCAAATTGACTTGTGTCGCTTTAGAGGCCTTTTCACTCCGTGCGAAATCCCCTTGCTCATCGATAttatcttcctcctcttcttcgcgCCTTTGTCGTTCTCGTGTGATGTGATCCTGTCTATCTGAGCCCTTGGGAGAATTTTGCAAAGGCGATGCACTGTTGAAAGGTCGTAATTGAGATACTGCCGGCCGCCATGGAGATGATAAGCCAATTCTTGTTTGTTGGAGAAGGCGACTTGTAGATAGTTGTGGGGTTGGCTTAGACGCGGGGCTCAATGGCGATGGCGAATTTTTGAAGCCGGATGAAAATCGTTTTGCAACCAGAGAAGGTCCGGAGGGAGTCCATCTTGCAGCTGCGGGAGCTGAAATGGGTTTCGAAACTTGCTTGAAAGCTACATCGCAGATCGAGGCCCCTCCCCAACCATTGCCTAATGTCAAGGTGCGCCGCATTGTTAAATTTTGATGCTCGGATTGTGTACTACATCCGCTGAATTCACCGATGAAGCTGTGAAAAAGATAATCGCCGAACTGTCATTATTGCGTGGGAGGATAAAGATTATGGATGATTCAAACGAGTTGAAACAATAGAAGGTTGAAGGATTCTCTTCTACACGGGCAACATTATTTCCTGAGAGCACATTTAGATTTATTACTAGATTTAGCTTCCGTCATCGCTTCCCTCCAATCACCTTATTTGTTCGACCAATCACAATCTTTATTGACGGCTTATGAAAGCTCGACGTGGGGCTAGATTTTGACGCTGCGATTGTGTTGGCTGAGCTCGGCTGGAATGTTTGGGCGCAAAGGATAATTGTTGTAGAACATTCGATTCAAAGagttataaaaataaaaaggaatccCGAAAACAGCTTCAAAAATATTCAACAACacaatttcaagaaaaatCAAGAGGCACAGTCGCGACTCCTTTTCACGTTATCGCCAGCATGCCGATAAACTATAGCAAATGGGTAAGATCATCCCATATGTACAATATTGGAACACATACCCCTCATCGTCGTCCATCCCTCGCTTCGAAAGGCTGAAAGCTCAAGGCTGACAAAATATCAGGATGCACTCGAGTTGAGCGACGACTCAGACGTTGAAGTTCATCCCAATGTTGATAAGCGCTCTTTCATCCgagcaaaacaaaatcagATTCATCAGCAGAGGTATGAGAGAAAGAATAAGATAGATACCTACAAGTATGAGCGAATCGTCAACGATGGGCTTCTCAAGAGGATAAACGCTCTTCTTGTTGCGTTAAAATCTTACAGTCCTCAAACTGATAAGCGTCCGGATGATCTTGCATTTCAAGCATTGATGGAATCAACTGGCGAAGATGactctccacctccacctccagaAGGGGTGCATACTCATGTCAAGGAGGCCCCGCCAACATACTCTAAGATGATGGCGGCGCTTATTGACCAAGTTAAAACAAAGGTCGACGAGGACAAACCAGAAAATCGATTCGAGGCGTATCTCGCCGAAATCAAAGTACATCAAGAAAAGGTTGAGGACCTTCAAAAACAACTTGCGGTGGAACTAGAGACTTtagagaaagaggagggcAAGAAGATCACTAGTGAGAGTATACATACTGGATTTGACAGCTCCTTTGTAGCAAAGGCAGACCCAAAACCAACGACCACAGAATCGAAGCCCAAAGAGAAGGTTCAAGCTGTAGAAGTCCTGAATCCTCATGCCCTCGCCAATAAGGATGGCGCGAAGCTCGGCGAACAATCCTCGGGAGCCGATGCAGAcgttgatgaagatgaagaggaagaagatgatgacgtAGAGGCGAGCGAgcttggaaagaaatttgcACAAATCAAGATGGGTGACTATCGTACATGTCTTCAGTATATCTCCTCAAACCCGTCAGTACTAGCAGAAAGAGAAACCGATGGCTTACTTGTTTTGGCATTTAACTCTGCAATCGCAGGTAAGGATGACTATGCTAGGCAATGTGTTCACCAAGCTCTATTGCTTCAATACTGCAGAGCCCTAGGAAAGGATGGTGTTGGCTTGTTCTTCAAGCGCATCACTACTAAGGGCCACCAAGCCCAAAAGGTCTTCTTCGATGATGTCAACTCAACATTTGATAGAGTCCGTACTAGAGCTAGGGAAATACAGAAACAGAGAGCAGCTGAAGAGGGTACCGAAGGCGGAGTTGAGCAAATCCAACTTCATGCTGTTGATCCTGGCACCACTATTAACATTACTGTTCCACCTGCAACGAGTGAGGATCCAGAGGTAATCAAATCGAGAGAGCTATTTGATGCATTTCCTCCTGGATTGCAACGAGCTCTGGAAAGCGGTAGCCTGGATGAAGTCAACAAGGTATTGGGCAAAATGAGCGTGGAACAAGCCGAAGAAGTTGTAGGCCAGCTCAGCGAGGTAAGTTCACATAATATTGACTGTGTTCATATGACCTGCTAACCCATTTCTAGGGCGGTATGTTACAACTTGAGGAACAAATCATTGATGCTACAACCGAAGAAGGCCAGGCTGCATTGAAGGAATTTGAGGAACAGGAAAGACAAAGAGCTTTGGATGAGAATTATGGTGATCCAGAATAATTGTCTGTGAACCAGGGGAAGGGGTAGATGGTGAAGGAATTAACGAAATGATATGAAAACGAAACACGTCGTGCGATTTAAAAGAATAGCTTGAAACCAGCAATGGTATTATAACTTTCTCAATGAGTAAATAGTAATCACATTTCAAAGTCCAGCATTTAGGAGCAATGTTATTATAAACAAATCTTTAATAGGTATGCGTGTCTGCCATTCATTTTTAACGCCCCTTTGCCCAGAAGTTCCGATTAGGCAATTCTTGAACAAAATACATAACCATCTTGTACGATCTTACAAGTCCATAGAGAGATCACCCAATCCGCCAAACCAACACCCTCTAATATCCAGTAGCACCAGGCGCCTTCTCGTCTTTCTTTAAGCTCATCAACAGTTCTCTAAACTTCTCCTTTCCAGTACCGTTTGCACCACCTCTAGCACCCTTTCCGCTCAAATCAACCAATTTTGCGATACGCTCCCAGCTAGTTCCACCGGCAGATGTATCTTCTCTGCTTGCTAAAAACTCCTCAGCTTCACGACGGGTCTGCGCAATcgtcttctcttttttggTGTTGTAATTCTCGTAGAAATCATCAATGTTTTGTTGGGCAGTCTTGATAGtttcttgcttcttttcttcgGATCTCTCCTCGCGGGCTTGGAGTTGGAGATCTCGACGTTCGCGCCATTGCTTGATGACTTCTGGCTCTTCTTCGTCGGAAACTTGGGGCTGGTAGTTGGTGTATGTGCTAGTGATTTGTCCGCTTGGTGAAACATTCTGATTTCATGAGTGTTAGCTTCCCTTGAAAATGAACTTTGTAATGGGAGAATAGCTTACCTCATTGCGAGTATCAATGGCAGGGAAAGAACTCTCAAATTCATGAACATCctctcctccacctccacctccacccaataaatcatcatcgccATCCTCTACAAATGCGGCATTGTCATTGCCAGTAGCAAATTGATCCGCATCGTCACCCAAAAGGGCCTTCTCACGACTGAGGAAATCATCGGCACCTCCTTCGAAAGTAGAGTCGCCTTGAGTTGTTTGCGCTGTAAACAGTGTTGTTAATAAAGCGTACACATGATTTCCCACTTGGATTCTCAAAAGTTAACTTACCACCAGAGTCAAAGTCCTCAAGGGAAGGGAATCTATCAGccatattgaaatataaattattggTTATGTGTAACTCTTGATTCGAAATCGCAAGCTGTCTGTTCCTAATACGATGATACCGAATGCCAATTACACATGCGCCTAAAGCCGGGGGGTGCTAGGACGGAAGTTGCCGACACTAAGGATTATTTGGAGAGCTTGAGAAGGAACTCCAGATGCAAACAACATAAGAATTCACAATTCAACTGAGTTTTCCCTTTTCACATCAAATCGAGTAGGCAAAAGGGTTCATCAATACCTGGGGATTGTCTCTGGaaattttcatctttttatCATTGTTTTTCGCCATTTGATAAGTGATATCTGGATTGCTGGTGTATAACAAAGCCGTTCTTTTTACCTCG is from Botrytis cinerea B05.10 chromosome 16, complete sequence and encodes:
- the Bccdc37 gene encoding Bccdc37 yields the protein MPINYSKWDALELSDDSDVEVHPNVDKRSFIRAKQNQIHQQRYERKNKIDTYKYERIVNDGLLKRINALLVALKSYSPQTDKRPDDLAFQALMESTGEDDSPPPPPEGVHTHVKEAPPTYSKMMAALIDQVKTKVDEDKPENRFEAYLAEIKVHQEKVEDLQKQLAVELETLEKEEGKKITSESIHTGFDSSFVAKADPKPTTTESKPKEKVQAVEVLNPHALANKDGAKLGEQSSGADADVDEDEEEEDDDVEASELGKKFAQIKMGDYRTCLQYISSNPSVLAERETDGLLVLAFNSAIAGKDDYARQCVHQALLLQYCRALGKDGVGLFFKRITTKGHQAQKVFFDDVNSTFDRVRTRAREIQKQRAAEEGTEGGVEQIQLHAVDPGTTINITVPPATSEDPEVIKSRELFDAFPPGLQRALESGSLDEVNKVLGKMSVEQAEEVVGQLSEGGMLQLEEQIIDATTEEGQAALKEFEEQERQRALDENYGDPE
- the Bcclc1 gene encoding Bcclc1 gives rise to the protein MADRFPSLEDFDSGAQTTQGDSTFEGGADDFLSREKALLGDDADQFATGNDNAAFVEDGDDDLLGGGGGGGEDVHEFESSFPAIDTRNENVSPSGQITSTYTNYQPQVSDEEEPEVIKQWRERRDLQLQAREERSEEKKQETIKTAQQNIDDFYENYNTKKEKTIAQTRREAEEFLASREDTSAGGTSWERIAKLVDLSGKGARGGANGTGKEKFRELLMSLKKDEKAPGATGY